In one Shinella zoogloeoides genomic region, the following are encoded:
- a CDS encoding DMT family transporter, which produces MNSRAYFYLCITTLFWGGNSVAGKLAVGHVSPMVLTTFRWVVALTVILALMLPQVKRDWPVIRRHWLQLLLYGVFGFTAFNALLYTALGYTSAINAVIEQAGIPMLIFVFNFVLFRIQASIAQIVGFTVTLIGVLVTAAHGEFSALAELKFNFGDALMLLACIVYAAYTVSLRWKPELHWQSFIAAPAFGALLSAIPLFFWELSRDAAILPDATGWAIVLYAGIFPSLLSQVLYVRGVEMIGANRAGLFINAIPVFGTILSVLLIGETMHLFHIIALLLVLGGIAIAEWGRPKEKRA; this is translated from the coding sequence TTGAACAGCAGAGCTTATTTCTACCTGTGCATCACCACGCTTTTCTGGGGCGGAAACTCGGTTGCCGGCAAGCTCGCCGTCGGCCATGTCAGCCCCATGGTGCTGACGACATTCCGCTGGGTCGTCGCGCTCACAGTCATTCTCGCCCTCATGCTGCCGCAGGTCAAACGCGACTGGCCGGTCATCCGCAGGCACTGGCTCCAGCTTCTGCTCTACGGCGTCTTCGGCTTCACCGCCTTCAACGCCCTGCTCTACACCGCGCTCGGCTATACCAGCGCCATCAATGCCGTCATCGAGCAGGCCGGCATTCCGATGCTGATCTTCGTCTTCAACTTCGTCCTGTTCCGCATCCAGGCATCGATCGCCCAGATCGTCGGCTTCACCGTGACGCTCATCGGCGTGCTGGTAACAGCCGCTCATGGCGAATTCTCGGCGCTCGCCGAACTCAAGTTCAATTTCGGCGACGCCCTGATGCTCCTCGCCTGCATCGTCTATGCCGCCTATACGGTGTCGCTCCGCTGGAAGCCGGAGTTGCACTGGCAGAGTTTCATCGCCGCGCCCGCCTTCGGGGCCTTGCTCAGCGCCATCCCGCTCTTTTTCTGGGAACTGTCGCGCGATGCGGCAATCCTCCCCGATGCCACTGGCTGGGCCATCGTGCTCTATGCCGGCATCTTTCCCTCGCTCCTTTCCCAGGTGCTCTATGTGCGCGGCGTCGAGATGATCGGCGCCAACCGGGCCGGCCTTTTCATCAACGCAATACCGGTCTTCGGCACGATCCTGTCCGTGCTGCTGATCGGAGAGACGATGCATCTCTTCCACATCATCGCCCTCCTCCTCGTGCTCGGCGGCATCGCCATTGCCGAATGGGGACGGCCTAAGGAAAAGAGGGCCTGA